Proteins co-encoded in one Zalophus californianus isolate mZalCal1 chromosome 9, mZalCal1.pri.v2, whole genome shotgun sequence genomic window:
- the SYCP3 gene encoding synaptonemal complex protein 3 isoform X1 produces MVPSGRKHTGKSGKTSMEDQVTRAYDFEKEDKKDLSGSEEDVTEGKTPVIDKHGKKRTSAAIFEDVGGEVQNMLERFGADINKALLAKRKRLELYTKASLKTSNQKIEHVWKTQQEQRQKLNQEYSQQFLTLFQQWDIDVQKAEEQEEKLANMFRQQQKVFQQSRIVQSQRLKTIRQLYEQFIKSMEDLEKNHDNLLTGAQNELRKEMAMLQKKIMMETQQQEMASVRKSLQSMLF; encoded by the exons ATGGTGCCctctggaagaaaacatacagGGAAATCTGGGAAGACATCAATGGAGGATCAGGTTACAAGAGCCTATGACtttgagaaagaagataaaaaagatcTGAGTGGTTCAGAGGAGGATGTTACTGAAG GGAAGACTCCAGTAATTGATAAGCATGGGAAGAAAAGGACTTCTGCAGCAATATTTGAAGATGTGGG GGGTGAAGTACAAAATATGCTGGAAAGATTTGGAG ctgACATTAACAAGGCTCTTCTTGCCAAGAGAAAAAGACTAGAATTGTATACAAAGGCTTCTCTCAAAACTAGTAATCAGAAAATTGAACATGTTTGGAAAACCCAACAAGAGCAAAG gcagaagcttaaccaagaATATTCTCAGCAGTTTCTGACTTTGTTTCAGCAGTGGGATATAGATGTGCAGAAAGCTgaggaacaagaagaaaaactagCT AACATGTTTCGACAGCAACAAAAGGTTTTTCAACAATCTAGAATTGTTCAGAGCCAGAGACTGAAAACAATTAGACAGTTATATGAGCAGTTCATAAAG AGTATGGAGGACTTGGAGAAAAATCATGATAATCTACTTACTGGTGCACAAAATGAACTTAGAAAAGAAATGGCtatgttgcaaaaaaaaattatgatggaaact CAGCAGCAAGAGATGGCAAGTGTTCGAAAGTCTCTTCAATCCATGTTATTCTGA
- the SYCP3 gene encoding synaptonemal complex protein 3 isoform X2, producing MVPSGRKHTGKSGKTSMEDQVTRAYDFEKEDKKDLSGSEEDVTEGKTPVIDKHGKKRTSAAIFEDVGGEVQNMLERFGADINKALLAKRKRLELYTKASLKTSNQKIEHVWKTQQEQRQKLNQEYSQQFLTLFQQWDIDVQKAEEQEEKLASMEDLEKNHDNLLTGAQNELRKEMAMLQKKIMMETQQQEMASVRKSLQSMLF from the exons ATGGTGCCctctggaagaaaacatacagGGAAATCTGGGAAGACATCAATGGAGGATCAGGTTACAAGAGCCTATGACtttgagaaagaagataaaaaagatcTGAGTGGTTCAGAGGAGGATGTTACTGAAG GGAAGACTCCAGTAATTGATAAGCATGGGAAGAAAAGGACTTCTGCAGCAATATTTGAAGATGTGGG GGGTGAAGTACAAAATATGCTGGAAAGATTTGGAG ctgACATTAACAAGGCTCTTCTTGCCAAGAGAAAAAGACTAGAATTGTATACAAAGGCTTCTCTCAAAACTAGTAATCAGAAAATTGAACATGTTTGGAAAACCCAACAAGAGCAAAG gcagaagcttaaccaagaATATTCTCAGCAGTTTCTGACTTTGTTTCAGCAGTGGGATATAGATGTGCAGAAAGCTgaggaacaagaagaaaaactagCT AGTATGGAGGACTTGGAGAAAAATCATGATAATCTACTTACTGGTGCACAAAATGAACTTAGAAAAGAAATGGCtatgttgcaaaaaaaaattatgatggaaact CAGCAGCAAGAGATGGCAAGTGTTCGAAAGTCTCTTCAATCCATGTTATTCTGA